A genomic segment from Polyangium mundeleinium encodes:
- a CDS encoding Bcr/CflA family multidrug efflux MFS transporter has product MTIPLTSDARAPYRDRPGLLALILGALAALGPLSIDMYLPSLPSIERDLGTTASSVQLTLAAYFAGLGIGQLAYGPVTDRFGRKRPLYFGLTLYVLASAGCSLAPNVETLIALRFLQALGGAAGPVIMRAVVRDLYVGPAAARLLSMLILVMGAAPILAPLLGGFTLALAGWRTIFAVLTVLGAACLALMATALPETSTTRITIELGTLARNVRALLGHRAFVAHTLTGAFSQAGMFAYISGSPFVLIDLFHVSPQRYGWFFGANALGFIASSQVNHRLLARFAPGHLLARGAVMLAVMGAVLVAIALTGAGGLPAVAVSLFGFMSCLGYIGPNATALAMEEQGSRAGIASAVLGSIQFGIAAFASSLVGLLNDGSMRPMAGVMAACGVACFLAGRVARQ; this is encoded by the coding sequence ATGACGATCCCCCTCACCTCCGACGCTCGTGCCCCGTATCGTGATCGGCCCGGCTTGCTCGCGCTCATCCTCGGCGCGCTCGCGGCGCTCGGCCCGCTCTCGATCGACATGTACCTGCCGAGCTTGCCCTCGATCGAGCGGGATCTCGGGACCACCGCGTCGAGCGTACAGCTCACGCTCGCGGCGTATTTCGCGGGCCTCGGGATCGGCCAGCTCGCTTATGGCCCGGTCACGGACCGCTTCGGCCGCAAGCGCCCGCTCTACTTCGGCCTCACGCTCTACGTGCTCGCATCCGCCGGATGCTCGCTCGCGCCGAATGTCGAGACGCTCATCGCGCTCCGATTCCTGCAAGCGCTCGGCGGCGCCGCCGGGCCCGTGATCATGCGCGCCGTGGTCCGGGATCTTTATGTCGGTCCGGCGGCGGCCCGGCTGCTCTCCATGCTCATCCTGGTCATGGGCGCGGCGCCCATCCTGGCGCCGCTGCTCGGCGGCTTCACGCTGGCCCTCGCGGGCTGGAGGACCATTTTTGCCGTCCTCACCGTCCTCGGCGCCGCCTGCCTCGCGCTCATGGCCACCGCCCTGCCCGAGACCTCGACCACGCGGATCACCATCGAGCTCGGTACCCTCGCCCGCAACGTCCGCGCGCTCCTCGGCCACCGCGCGTTCGTCGCGCACACGCTCACGGGCGCCTTCTCGCAGGCGGGCATGTTCGCGTACATCTCCGGCTCGCCTTTCGTCCTGATCGACCTCTTCCACGTCTCACCCCAGCGCTACGGCTGGTTTTTCGGGGCGAACGCGCTCGGCTTCATCGCCTCGTCCCAGGTGAACCACCGGCTCCTCGCGCGCTTCGCGCCGGGGCACTTGCTCGCGCGCGGGGCGGTCATGCTCGCCGTGATGGGCGCGGTCCTGGTTGCCATCGCGCTGACCGGCGCCGGCGGTTTGCCCGCGGTGGCCGTGTCCCTCTTTGGATTCATGTCGTGCCTCGGCTACATCGGGCCGAACGCGACCGCGCTCGCGATGGAGGAGCAAGGCAGCCGCGCGGGGATCGCCTCCGCCGTGCTCGGCTCGATTCAATTCGGGATCGCGGCCTTCGCGTCGTCCCTCGTGGGCCTCTTGAACGACGGCTCGATGCGCCCGATGGCGGGCGTCATGGCCGCCTGCGGCGTGGCCTGCTTCCTTGCAGGCCGCGTCGCGCGGCAATGA
- a CDS encoding serine protease, which yields MRWRDAYRFGLVSLALAGCGAGSETSPPPAAPKASTSTAAQGASKGPAKAPDKLERDALKTVLPMGLPWLLRRVWPEEVFREGKFVGWRLVAIPEEWTGVDVRPDDVVTRVNGKTVETPEQLWDAWTSLATAPELRVTYERGAETKEIVLPIAGAPAPELLASLTSPSPPPRKAPAKRGTIVIESREPAGDDPDAK from the coding sequence ATGCGGTGGCGAGACGCGTATCGGTTCGGCTTGGTCTCTCTGGCCCTGGCCGGTTGTGGCGCGGGGAGCGAGACGTCCCCTCCGCCGGCCGCGCCCAAGGCCTCGACGAGCACGGCCGCGCAAGGCGCCTCGAAGGGCCCGGCGAAGGCCCCGGACAAGCTCGAACGGGACGCCTTGAAGACCGTCCTGCCGATGGGCCTGCCGTGGCTGCTCCGTCGCGTGTGGCCCGAGGAGGTCTTCCGCGAGGGCAAGTTCGTCGGCTGGCGCCTCGTGGCCATCCCGGAGGAGTGGACCGGGGTCGACGTCCGCCCCGACGACGTCGTCACGCGCGTCAATGGCAAGACCGTCGAGACCCCCGAGCAGCTTTGGGACGCGTGGACCTCGCTCGCCACGGCGCCCGAGCTCCGCGTCACCTACGAGCGCGGCGCCGAGACCAAGGAGATCGTGCTGCCCATCGCCGGCGCCCCCGCGCCCGAGCTCTTGGCGTCCCTCACGAGCCCCTCCCCGCCGCCGCGCAAGGCCCCCGCGAAACGTGGCACGATCGTCATCGAGAGCCGCGAGCCGGCCGGCGACGATCCCGACGCGAAGTAA
- a CDS encoding class I SAM-dependent methyltransferase: MPLDLWPLSPPGRLIHEDPDLVAVDKPAFVPTHAPERSDDVHRRLTAYYEATQPGAPLYLGVHQRLERDASGVLVFTRRKEANRSIAEQIERRRARRTYVALVRGTPGMLGRGKGPDKGVLRHRLAPGEGGHRVLPPSARAGQDSTVHFRVLDRRGDRTLLALTPEPGCPVDLPAQLGAEQAPIVGDVARGGDSAPRLALHLEELVLDHPRDGRPLTLRAPVPAFFSDYLAGKEGLSDVDAIERRLREAAERRAGIARLPGTDAFRLVNAAGDGLPGVTVDRYGDFLVVSLYDEDAEAARERLLDAAFRLGPTGIYLKIRPKHASRIVDAREPQFAPKDPVRGAPASDPMIVHELGLPYEVRLGDGLSTGIFLDQRENRRRVREMSPGLSVANLFAYTCPFTVAAAAGGARRTVSVDVSRGALEWARRNLDRIGVDPAAHVLVEADAIKWLEKTAAKEGPFDLVILDPPSFATTKQTRFSAESDYKKLAASVIRVLSPGGRLLACTNHKGITRAKFKRVLQEAARDAGRGAAQVKEWPEPEDFPPEPGAEAHLKTVLVTLEKG; encoded by the coding sequence GTGCCCCTCGACCTCTGGCCGCTCTCCCCGCCGGGCCGTCTGATCCACGAGGACCCCGACCTCGTCGCCGTCGACAAGCCCGCGTTCGTCCCGACACACGCGCCCGAACGCAGCGACGACGTCCATCGCCGCCTCACGGCCTATTACGAGGCGACCCAGCCGGGCGCGCCCCTCTATCTCGGCGTCCACCAGCGCCTCGAACGGGACGCCTCGGGCGTGCTCGTCTTCACGCGCCGAAAGGAGGCGAACCGCTCGATTGCCGAGCAAATCGAGCGCCGCCGCGCGCGCCGTACCTATGTCGCGCTCGTCCGCGGCACGCCGGGCATGCTCGGCCGCGGCAAAGGGCCGGACAAGGGCGTCTTGCGGCATCGGCTCGCGCCGGGCGAGGGCGGCCATCGTGTCTTGCCGCCCTCCGCGCGGGCGGGCCAGGACTCCACCGTGCACTTCCGTGTCCTCGACCGGCGCGGCGATCGCACCTTGCTCGCGCTCACGCCCGAGCCGGGTTGCCCCGTGGATCTGCCGGCCCAGCTCGGCGCCGAGCAAGCGCCGATCGTCGGCGACGTCGCCCGCGGTGGTGATTCTGCCCCTCGGCTCGCCTTGCACCTCGAAGAGCTCGTCCTCGACCACCCGCGGGACGGCCGCCCGCTCACGCTCCGCGCGCCCGTGCCCGCCTTCTTTTCCGATTACCTCGCTGGAAAAGAAGGGCTCTCCGACGTGGACGCCATCGAGCGCCGCTTGCGCGAAGCCGCCGAGCGCCGCGCGGGCATCGCGCGCCTCCCGGGCACGGATGCGTTCCGGCTGGTGAATGCCGCGGGCGACGGTTTGCCCGGCGTCACCGTGGATCGATATGGGGATTTCCTCGTCGTCTCGCTCTACGACGAGGACGCCGAGGCCGCGCGGGAGCGACTCCTCGACGCAGCCTTCCGCCTCGGCCCGACGGGCATCTACCTCAAGATCCGGCCGAAACACGCGAGCCGCATCGTCGACGCCCGGGAGCCGCAGTTCGCCCCGAAAGACCCGGTCCGCGGCGCGCCCGCGTCCGATCCGATGATCGTCCACGAGCTCGGCTTGCCGTACGAGGTGCGGCTCGGCGACGGTCTGTCCACCGGGATCTTCCTGGACCAGAGGGAAAACCGCCGCCGCGTGCGGGAGATGTCCCCTGGTTTGTCCGTCGCGAACCTCTTCGCGTACACGTGCCCCTTCACGGTGGCGGCGGCCGCAGGCGGCGCGCGGCGGACGGTGAGCGTCGACGTCTCGCGCGGGGCGCTCGAATGGGCGCGGCGGAACCTCGACCGGATCGGCGTCGATCCGGCGGCGCACGTGCTCGTCGAGGCGGACGCCATCAAATGGCTGGAGAAAACCGCCGCAAAGGAAGGACCGTTCGACCTCGTGATCCTCGATCCGCCGAGCTTCGCGACCACGAAGCAGACGCGTTTCTCAGCGGAGAGTGATTACAAGAAGCTCGCGGCGAGCGTGATCCGCGTCCTTTCGCCAGGCGGCCGCCTCCTCGCGTGCACGAATCACAAGGGGATCACGCGCGCCAAGTTCAAACGCGTCCTGCAGGAGGCCGCGCGTGACGCGGGGCGCGGCGCGGCGCAGGTGAAAGAGTGGCCCGAGCCGGAAGATTTCCCGCCGGAGCCCGGCGCGGAGGCCCATTTGAAGACGGTCCTCGTGACGCTCGAAAAGGGTTGA
- a CDS encoding ParB N-terminal domain-containing protein, whose product MATTKRAAPRPKKAPETAAAAPKPEAAAPPVKRARRKKGPAEGSRGLPAGVLLAGPVPPEVDALTRAIQEDGGSVLAVYRDPLGAHPTVLAGLPLDRVEPTPFQRDLSEAHAKKLAAVIDKIGTFLDPIIAFRRPDGRYWTPNGRHRLEAMKRLGGRALVALVVPDERVAYQILALNTEKAHNVRERALEVIRMARSLAEAGADRTEADFSFEFEEPALLTLGLCYEARPRFSGGSYHGLLRATDAFLDLPLEDALARREAQAQRLLALDDQVTEIAAALKARGFESPFLKPFVVARLNPLRFRRGATMAVDDLLDRMLDAARTFDVGRVRHDQLARTGGPPLEEAA is encoded by the coding sequence ATGGCCACGACCAAACGCGCCGCACCCCGCCCCAAAAAAGCGCCCGAGACGGCCGCCGCCGCGCCGAAGCCCGAGGCCGCCGCGCCGCCGGTGAAACGCGCTCGCCGCAAAAAAGGCCCCGCCGAGGGATCCCGCGGCTTGCCCGCCGGCGTCTTGCTCGCCGGCCCTGTTCCACCCGAGGTCGACGCCCTCACGCGCGCCATCCAGGAGGACGGCGGCTCGGTCCTCGCCGTCTACCGCGACCCGCTCGGCGCCCACCCCACCGTCCTCGCGGGCCTGCCCCTCGACCGCGTCGAGCCCACGCCCTTCCAGCGTGATCTCTCCGAGGCCCACGCGAAAAAACTCGCCGCCGTGATCGACAAGATCGGCACCTTCCTCGACCCGATCATCGCCTTCCGAAGACCCGACGGCCGCTACTGGACCCCGAACGGCCGCCACCGCCTCGAAGCGATGAAGCGCCTCGGCGGCCGCGCCCTCGTCGCCCTCGTCGTGCCGGACGAGCGCGTCGCCTACCAGATCCTCGCGCTCAACACCGAAAAGGCCCACAACGTCCGCGAGCGCGCGCTCGAGGTCATCCGGATGGCCCGCTCCCTCGCCGAGGCCGGCGCCGACCGCACCGAGGCGGATTTTTCCTTCGAGTTCGAAGAGCCCGCGCTGCTCACGCTCGGCCTTTGCTACGAGGCCCGCCCGCGCTTCTCGGGTGGCTCGTACCATGGCCTCCTCCGGGCCACGGACGCCTTCCTCGACCTCCCGCTCGAAGACGCGCTCGCCCGCCGCGAGGCGCAGGCGCAGCGGCTCCTCGCGCTCGACGACCAGGTCACCGAGATCGCCGCCGCGCTCAAGGCCCGCGGCTTCGAGAGCCCCTTCCTCAAGCCCTTCGTCGTCGCGCGGCTGAACCCGCTTCGCTTCCGCAGGGGCGCCACGATGGCCGTGGACGACCTCCTCGACCGCATGCTCGACGCCGCCCGCACGTTCGACGTCGGCCGGGTGCGGCACGACCAGCTCGCCCGCACCGGCGGCCCGCCGCTGGAAGAGGCGGCCTGA
- a CDS encoding LolA family protein, producing MPKRPLLATSALLLALAACQDDPAPSTLPTSSATPASPNVGGAAPHPPAPSAAASASTEEPAPAAASAAASASASAAPPTPASAAPASPRATATASAAAPPPTATASASAAAPPATASAAPAPTAAPAPGSADAVAVAIDQVFLDKKTFFAKFKQEHTQKVAGTTKKSTGVFSFERPNKISFRYDAPSKNRIVSDGTTLKVYIGEDNQMFVQPVDKTEYPGALAFLMGKGLAPSFTFAFHDKSKFEGGPVLLGKPRQATPHYDSVYFYVDKAFLEKKDPGVIRRVMLVDAQGNRNRFDFEGSTQPATIDPAEFTFTPPPGTNVTQN from the coding sequence ATGCCGAAGCGCCCGCTCCTCGCCACCTCCGCCTTGCTCCTCGCCCTCGCCGCCTGCCAGGACGACCCGGCCCCGAGCACGCTCCCGACCTCGTCCGCCACGCCCGCATCGCCCAACGTGGGGGGCGCTGCCCCCCACCCCCCCGCCCCGAGCGCCGCCGCCTCCGCCTCCACCGAGGAGCCCGCGCCCGCCGCCGCTTCCGCCGCCGCTTCCGCTTCCGCTTCCGCCGCGCCCCCCACGCCCGCTTCCGCCGCGCCCGCCTCCCCGCGTGCGACGGCGACCGCCTCCGCCGCCGCCCCGCCCCCGACGGCCACCGCCTCTGCCTCCGCCGCCGCCCCGCCTGCGACCGCCTCCGCGGCGCCCGCGCCCACGGCGGCGCCTGCGCCTGGCTCGGCCGACGCCGTGGCCGTGGCGATCGACCAGGTCTTCCTCGACAAAAAGACCTTTTTCGCGAAGTTCAAGCAGGAGCACACGCAGAAGGTCGCGGGCACGACGAAGAAATCGACCGGCGTCTTTTCTTTCGAGCGCCCGAACAAGATCTCCTTCCGGTACGACGCGCCGAGCAAAAATCGTATCGTCTCCGATGGCACGACGCTCAAGGTCTACATCGGCGAGGACAACCAGATGTTCGTGCAACCCGTGGACAAGACCGAGTACCCCGGCGCCCTCGCCTTCCTCATGGGCAAGGGGCTCGCGCCCTCGTTCACGTTCGCGTTCCACGACAAATCCAAGTTCGAGGGCGGCCCCGTCCTCCTCGGAAAACCCCGGCAAGCGACGCCCCATTACGACTCCGTGTATTTTTACGTCGACAAGGCGTTCCTGGAGAAGAAGGATCCGGGCGTGATCCGCCGGGTCATGCTCGTCGACGCCCAGGGCAACCGGAACCGCTTCGATTTCGAGGGCTCGACCCAGCCCGCCACGATCGACCCCGCCGAGTTCACCTTCACCCCTCCGCCGGGCACCAACGTGACCCAGAATTGA